CAAAAACAAGCATAGAGAGATGTAAGCAGGAGGAAAGGTACACGGAGCCTTTTCTCTTATTTATTTTAACTCGCCACTCATGTTTAGCCGTGTTACAGACTTTTCTTTTCTGTTATGATAGTGAAATATAATCAAAGAGCATATTTTCCAATACGAAAAGTAATATTATGAATTGATAAAAAATAAGGAGGGGTAGTGAATGGTAAAGCATAGATGCTCGCCTCTTGGCGATTCGGCAGTTCGTGTGGCTTTTGGAAATCAAATATCGAAAGAAATTAATCGTGACATTCGTAGTTTTTGTGAGTTACTAAAGGCCGAGCAACCAACTGGTGTGATTGAGTGGACACCGAGCTATACTGCAGTAACCATTTACTATCTACCGAAACTTGCAACCTATGACGAAATTGTTGCCCAAGTTAGTGAACTATTAGCTAAGATTGACCAAGTCACCATATCAAAATCGAGGAGAGTCTTTGTTCCGGTTTGCTATGGTGGAGAGTATGGACCAGACATAGCTCAAGTGGCAGACCATAACGATTTATTAATGGAAGACGTCATTAAAATACATACAGCTGAAAATTATCTAGTGTACATGCTCGGATTTACACCTGGCTTTCCGTATTTAGGAGGGATGTCAAAAGCGATTTGTACACCACGACAAGCGGTACCGCGAATGAATGTACCGGCCGGCTCTGTTGGCATTGCTGATGAGCAAACGGGGATTTATTCACTATCAACTCCTGGAGGTTGGCAAATTATTGGCCGAACACCATTAGTTTTGTATGATGGACATAGGGATAAACCTGCGTTATTCGAAGCCGGGGACTATATCAAATTCTGTTCAATCAAACAGAGTGAATATCAAAAAATAGAATTCTTAGTAGAAAGAAACATGTATGAGTTGCAGTATGATTTTTTTTGAAGAGTAGAGGTGTTTAAATGCTGAAAATTGACTTGAATAGTGACCTAGGTGAGAGCTTTGGTCACTATAAAATTGGCCAAGATGAAGAAGTGCTAAAGTTAATTACGTCAGCCAATATTGCTTGTGGTTATCATGCTGGTGATCATAATGTCATGGCTCAGACTGTAAAAATAGCAGTTGAAAATAACGTTGCTATAGGTGCACATCCAGGCTATCAAGATCTTATCGGTTTTGGTAGGAGAAATATTCAAACAAGTCCAAGAGATATATACCATTCAATGATTTATCAAATTAGTGCGCTACAAGGCTTTTGTCACATACATAATGTCAAAATGCAGCATGTGAAGCCGCATGGCGCATTATTTAATATGGCATCGGTTGATAAAGATGTCGCAGAAGCGATTGCTGAAGCGGTCTATGATTGTGATCCTACTTTACTTTTATTTGGATTATCTGGTGGTGAACTTGTCCGTGTAGGAGGCAAATTAGGCTTAACAGTTGCAAATGAAGTTTTTGCTGACAGAACCTATCAACCAAACGGAACACTAACACCCAGAACAGAAGCTAATGCCATGATCGAAGATGTCAACGTTGCTGTGGAAAGAGTGATAACGATGGTTGAAAAAGGAGTAACGACAGCAGTCGATGGAACGGTTATTCCTTTAAAAGCTGATACAATATGTGTTCACGGTGACGAACCAAAGGCACTTCTTTTTGTAAAACAGCTTCACCAAGCGCTTAACAACCATGGAATAATCCTAGAAGCAATTGGAGCGAGGAAATGAGTCGAGCCATTTTTCGGATAGAGAAACCGGGCTTGTTGACAACGATCCAGGATCTTGGAAGGTACGGCTATCAACGGTATGGAGTTGTTGTATCTGGAGTGATGGATCAGTTTGCTCATCGGGTTGGTAATCTACTTGTAGGGAACACAGAAGAATGTGCAACCTTAGAAGTTACCATGATGGGACCTATGATAACAGTTTTAGAAGATACTGTTATTGCAATTACAGGGGCGGATTTGTCTGCAACAATTGATGAACAGCAAGTAGTGCTTTGGAAATCTTTCGTGGTAAAAAAAGGACAAATCATATCTTTTGGTCAACCTAGGCGAGGTGTTAGAGCATATATTGCAGCTGCTGGTGGCTTTGAGGGAAGTGATGTCTTAGGTAGCAAAGCAACGTATATAAAAGCTAAAATGGGTGGCGTAGCAGGAAGGAACCTTCGTAAAGGTGATGTATTATTTTGCGGAGACGATGAATTTAGGAAATTATTCAGTCGTCGAAGTATTAATCCTGAGCTGATCTCTCATTGTTATAGTTCAGGTCCAATTCGAGTTATTTTAGGACCTGATGAAAACAGCTTTACTAAAGAAGGAAAAGCAACATTTTTTAGTGGCGAGTATGAAATCACTCGGGAGATTGATCGAATGGGCTATAGGTTATCAGGTCCAATCATTACGCATCAAGGAAAAGCAGATATTATTTCAGATGCGATCACTGTTGGAACGATCCAAGTACCAGCAAGTGGTCAACCTATCATACTTTTCGCTGATAGACAAACATCTGGTGGCTATCCGAGAATAGGTACGGTTATTACTGTAGATATCCCTCGTTTGGTTCAACAAATGTCTAGGACAAAGATTTCCTTTGTAGAAATTAGTATTGAAGAAGCTCAACAGTTATTGTTAAAGCAAGAGCGAGTGATGAGGTCTTTAGCAATAGCTGCATTACGATAGATAGTGAAGGGTCGCGTGGTGAAAACCGCGCGACTTTTTTAGGTTATTGAAAATTATAGGCTGTTTTCGCAAAGTTTGTTGCTTTCGTAAAAATCCCAAAAGCCGGACTTTTACACAAATTACTAAGAATTCACCACTAATTTAGTAAGTAATGCTCTTTTCTTACATAATTTTTTGGCTGATATCTTCATCTAAGGTATTTTTCCGATAATTTTAGGATAGAAAAGCCACAATGTATACGAAAAGAGCCAAATTATAAAAAGAAAAGGTTTGAATTTTCCGCTCAAAGGGTAAATACCGATATGAGTTTGGTTATTTTTACCTATTGTAAAATTAATTTATCTTATATATACGATTTTTTCTATTACTACTTGCCTATAACTTCTTCCCTAATTGTTTTTAGTTTACAAGTTGTATTAGTTTTGTATAGTATATTTATATTAGTTGTACAGTTTTAGTTTTGGATAAAAACAATTGGAGGAAAGAATATGAAGTTAACGATAAAGACAAAATTGCTGTTATTATTCTCAGTATCTTTTATTTTAGGAACATTGATCATTGGTTTTATTAGTGTCTACTACATCAAAAAAGAAACTTTAGAAGTAGCCCGCGAGAAGTTGCTTTCAGACTTAGCATTAGGAGCTGTGTATCTGGACGAAAAATACCCTGGAAATTGGTCGATTAAAGATGACTCGTTATATAAGGGAAATGTCAATATGAGCGAGAATTATGAGGTTGTAGATAGGGTTGGTGAAGCGACAGGTGGTACAGTGACAATTTTCCAAGAAGGTGTAAGAATTGCCACAAATGTTCGAAATGAAGATGGGACTAGGGCTGTTGGTACAAGCGTATCAAGTATTGTAGCAAAAACAGTACTAGAAAACAGGGAAACTTACATAGGTGAAGCAAATGTTGTTGGAACAATTAATCAAACTGCGTATCAACCGATATTTGACTCAAGTGGTGAAGTAATTGGAATGTGGTATGTTGGGGTTCCAAATACCCCCTACGAGAGAATTGTAGCTCATTTTCAACAGGTTATTTTTCTAATTATTTTGTTCGAAATTATTCTTTTCATTATTATTTTTGCAATCCTTTTATCTAGACAGACGAAACCGATTACAGACGCAGCAGCTGTCATTGAAAAAATTGCAGAAGGTGATTTAAACATTTCTGAATTAGAAGTGAAAAGTAATGATGATGTGGGACGTTTAGTAACCTCTGTAAATAAGCTACTTATTGACTTTAACAATACAATTGCAAGTGTGCGAAACGCATCTGAGCAAGTAGCTAGTTCTTCAGAAATGTTAACAACAAATGCTGAAGAAAGTACGAAAGCTGCTGAGCAAGTTGCCACTATTGCAATAACATCATCAGAAAGAGCAGAAGAACAATTAAAAAGCTTAAATTTAGTAACAGAAGCAGTTCAACAGATGTCTGTAGATCTAGATCAAATTACGAATAGTAGCGAAAAGATGTTACATTCATCGGAGAAGACCTTACAAGCATCGCAAAAAGGATTCCAATCTGTTTCTACTGTAGTCGAGCAAATGAATCGAATAAAAAATTCTGTTGAGGATACATCGGAAATCATAAGTGAGTTAGGGGAAAAAACGAGAGAAATTGGCTCAATAACCGCATTGATCGCTAACATAGCTGACCAGACAAATCTCTTAGCACTAAATGCAGCGATTGAAGCAGCGCGTGCTGGAGAGAGTGGGAAAGGATTTGCTGTTGTTGCTAAAGAGGTTCG
The Anaerobacillus alkaliphilus DNA segment above includes these coding regions:
- the pxpB gene encoding 5-oxoprolinase subunit PxpB; its protein translation is MVKHRCSPLGDSAVRVAFGNQISKEINRDIRSFCELLKAEQPTGVIEWTPSYTAVTIYYLPKLATYDEIVAQVSELLAKIDQVTISKSRRVFVPVCYGGEYGPDIAQVADHNDLLMEDVIKIHTAENYLVYMLGFTPGFPYLGGMSKAICTPRQAVPRMNVPAGSVGIADEQTGIYSLSTPGGWQIIGRTPLVLYDGHRDKPALFEAGDYIKFCSIKQSEYQKIEFLVERNMYELQYDFF
- a CDS encoding LamB/YcsF family protein, which codes for MLKIDLNSDLGESFGHYKIGQDEEVLKLITSANIACGYHAGDHNVMAQTVKIAVENNVAIGAHPGYQDLIGFGRRNIQTSPRDIYHSMIYQISALQGFCHIHNVKMQHVKPHGALFNMASVDKDVAEAIAEAVYDCDPTLLLFGLSGGELVRVGGKLGLTVANEVFADRTYQPNGTLTPRTEANAMIEDVNVAVERVITMVEKGVTTAVDGTVIPLKADTICVHGDEPKALLFVKQLHQALNNHGIILEAIGARK
- a CDS encoding biotin-dependent carboxyltransferase family protein, whose product is MSRAIFRIEKPGLLTTIQDLGRYGYQRYGVVVSGVMDQFAHRVGNLLVGNTEECATLEVTMMGPMITVLEDTVIAITGADLSATIDEQQVVLWKSFVVKKGQIISFGQPRRGVRAYIAAAGGFEGSDVLGSKATYIKAKMGGVAGRNLRKGDVLFCGDDEFRKLFSRRSINPELISHCYSSGPIRVILGPDENSFTKEGKATFFSGEYEITREIDRMGYRLSGPIITHQGKADIISDAITVGTIQVPASGQPIILFADRQTSGGYPRIGTVITVDIPRLVQQMSRTKISFVEISIEEAQQLLLKQERVMRSLAIAALR
- a CDS encoding methyl-accepting chemotaxis protein, coding for MKLTIKTKLLLLFSVSFILGTLIIGFISVYYIKKETLEVAREKLLSDLALGAVYLDEKYPGNWSIKDDSLYKGNVNMSENYEVVDRVGEATGGTVTIFQEGVRIATNVRNEDGTRAVGTSVSSIVAKTVLENRETYIGEANVVGTINQTAYQPIFDSSGEVIGMWYVGVPNTPYERIVAHFQQVIFLIILFEIILFIIIFAILLSRQTKPITDAAAVIEKIAEGDLNISELEVKSNDDVGRLVTSVNKLLIDFNNTIASVRNASEQVASSSEMLTTNAEESTKAAEQVATIAITSSERAEEQLKSLNLVTEAVQQMSVDLDQITNSSEKMLHSSEKTLQASQKGFQSVSTVVEQMNRIKNSVEDTSEIISELGEKTREIGSITALIANIADQTNLLALNAAIEAARAGESGKGFAVVAKEVRKLAEESRLSVEQIDQMVVTIQTKTNAAISAMLEETELVNSGIEYSKEASALYSEIEEAIIDVSNRVKVVTNSVQKISDVSTGIVQEVEAVQEIAINTTSTSQESASASQEQLAIMEEVAASAQTLTYLASEVDGIVGTFKLKGA